From the genome of Pelobacter propionicus DSM 2379, one region includes:
- a CDS encoding IS1182 family transposase, which yields MKSKFIEVDRETPYLLPPSLQDWLPEKHLARFVVEIVEQLDLRSLKATYAGRGSQPYNPEMLVALLFYGYATGVFSSRKLERSTYDSVAFRFIAANSHPDHDTIATFRRRFLPQLNKLFAQILLIAHQMEVLKLGNVSLDGSKIKANASKHKALSYEHACKLEEQIKAEVGELLKKAEAADRADIPDGMNIPEELERREKRLSAIAAAKVEIEKRAAERHAREQAAYEKKVAERAKKEQATGKKAKGKEPKPPKSGPTAKDQVNLTDEESRIMPTSGGGFEQTYNAQAGVDTASKLIVSAHVTQNPNDKQELTPTLENLAALPEKLGKATDLVADSGYFSETNVTACEENGITPYIAVDRQSHNVPLMERFAEPPPLPEDADSVARMKHRLKTPSGKAIYAQRKVTSEPVFGIIKAVMGFRSFLLRGFEAVKGEWNLVCMAYNIKRLHVLAG from the coding sequence ATGAAATCAAAGTTTATTGAAGTTGACCGGGAAACACCCTATCTGCTCCCGCCATCGCTGCAGGATTGGCTACCAGAAAAGCACTTGGCCCGGTTTGTGGTCGAAATTGTCGAACAGCTCGACCTGCGCTCTTTGAAAGCTACCTATGCCGGCCGAGGCTCGCAGCCCTATAACCCTGAGATGCTGGTAGCATTGTTGTTTTACGGTTATGCGACAGGCGTATTCTCCAGCCGGAAGCTTGAGCGCAGCACCTACGACTCCGTGGCATTCCGGTTCATAGCGGCAAACAGTCATCCTGACCACGATACCATTGCCACCTTCCGCCGGCGTTTTCTGCCGCAACTGAACAAGCTGTTTGCCCAGATTCTGCTGATCGCTCATCAGATGGAGGTGCTGAAACTGGGCAACGTTAGTTTGGATGGCAGCAAAATCAAGGCGAACGCCTCCAAGCACAAGGCGCTGAGCTATGAGCATGCCTGCAAGCTTGAAGAGCAGATCAAGGCTGAGGTTGGCGAACTGCTCAAAAAGGCCGAGGCAGCGGACCGTGCCGATATTCCGGACGGCATGAACATCCCCGAAGAACTGGAACGTCGGGAAAAGCGTCTTTCCGCCATTGCCGCAGCCAAGGTCGAGATCGAAAAACGAGCCGCTGAGCGCCATGCTCGTGAACAGGCCGCTTATGAGAAGAAAGTCGCCGAACGGGCCAAGAAGGAGCAGGCAACGGGCAAGAAGGCCAAGGGGAAAGAGCCGAAACCGCCCAAATCCGGCCCCACTGCCAAAGATCAGGTCAATCTGACCGATGAAGAGTCGCGGATCATGCCGACCTCCGGTGGCGGATTCGAGCAGACTTACAACGCCCAGGCCGGTGTGGATACAGCATCAAAGCTCATCGTTTCGGCCCATGTTACCCAGAATCCCAATGACAAACAGGAGCTGACACCGACCCTGGAGAACCTGGCGGCGCTGCCTGAGAAGCTTGGCAAGGCAACCGATCTGGTAGCTGACAGTGGCTACTTCAGCGAAACCAATGTAACTGCCTGTGAGGAGAACGGGATAACTCCCTACATTGCCGTAGACCGGCAGAGTCACAACGTGCCACTGATGGAGCGCTTTGCCGAACCGCCGCCGTTACCCGAAGATGCCGATTCCGTGGCCAGAATGAAGCATCGCCTGAAGACACCTTCCGGCAAGGCGATCTACGCCCAGCGAAAAGTCACCTCGGAACCGGTCTTCGGCATCATCAAGGCGGTCATGGGATTCAGAAGCTTTCTTCTTCGTGGCTTTGAAGCAGTAAAAGGCGAATGGAACCTCGTCTGCATGGCCTACAACATCAAACGGCTGCATGTCTTGGCCGGATAG
- a CDS encoding glycosyltransferase family protein, which produces MTKSKVQSMTSHSRKIAIFMRSMQGSGGAERAMLNLAQGLIDQGQQVDMVMARRTGHFLDEIPPAVRVVDLKVRSARQSLLCLPRLGPDAWFWARMVFAPKPHFVLGALHPLTRYLRLGVCRA; this is translated from the coding sequence ATGACAAAGTCTAAAGTCCAGTCCATGACGTCACATTCCAGAAAAATCGCCATCTTCATGCGCTCCATGCAGGGGAGCGGCGGTGCAGAGCGCGCCATGCTCAACCTGGCGCAGGGGCTGATTGACCAGGGACAACAGGTAGATATGGTCATGGCTCGCAGGACAGGGCATTTTCTGGACGAAATACCGCCAGCCGTCCGGGTGGTGGACCTGAAGGTCCGGTCGGCGCGACAATCTCTGCTCTGTCTGCCCCGTCTGGGACCTGATGCATGGTTCTGGGCGCGCATGGTTTTTGCTCCCAAACCTCACTTCGTTCTTGGTGCTCTCCACCCGTTGACCCGTTATCTGCGCCTAGGAGTCTGTCGGGCTTAA
- a CDS encoding mitochondrial fission ELM1 family protein translates to MHKRIDSPRVWILLGQKGGDNAQVRTLANLLGWPCTEKQLCFNGLSRRFNILLGASLDSLTCDSAPLEPPWPSLVISIGKRSVPAARWIKRRSGEITRLVHLGRPWAPLSWFDLVVTTPQYRLPSRPNVIHNTLPVIRHEPQCLSNAGIVWAERFRALPRPWTAFLVGGPSRPFTLDQHTAASLGEAVSAHARQMGGSLLVTASRRCPPASFRALAGEIHCPGYIHDPFDAHQGNPYLAYLALADRFVVTCDSASMIAEACLTGKPVSIIDLPVSHDRKMRRTEFLRSILLRKRGGVGESIYECLVDFGLITSTRDLRYFVDNLKQKRLITRLGEPVEAQVPLVFNEQDLERTCARIRSLLEPRES, encoded by the coding sequence ATGCATAAACGTATCGATAGTCCGCGGGTATGGATTCTGCTTGGTCAGAAAGGAGGCGACAACGCTCAGGTGCGCACCCTGGCCAATCTCCTCGGGTGGCCGTGCACTGAAAAACAACTCTGCTTCAACGGGCTTTCACGCCGTTTCAATATTCTGCTGGGAGCAAGTCTCGACAGTCTGACATGTGACTCAGCCCCCCTGGAGCCTCCCTGGCCCTCACTGGTCATCTCTATCGGCAAACGGAGTGTCCCCGCTGCCCGGTGGATCAAGAGACGCTCGGGAGAGATAACCAGACTCGTTCATCTGGGACGCCCCTGGGCGCCCCTCTCATGGTTCGATCTGGTTGTCACGACCCCCCAGTATCGCCTGCCGAGCCGCCCCAACGTCATTCACAATACCCTCCCCGTCATCCGGCACGAACCGCAATGCCTCAGTAATGCGGGAATCGTCTGGGCTGAGCGGTTTCGGGCGTTGCCCCGCCCGTGGACCGCGTTTCTCGTCGGTGGCCCGAGTCGCCCCTTTACCTTAGATCAGCACACAGCGGCCTCCCTGGGAGAGGCGGTCAGTGCCCATGCCCGTCAGATGGGAGGGTCGCTGCTGGTCACCGCCAGCCGACGCTGCCCGCCGGCATCCTTTCGGGCACTGGCCGGTGAAATCCACTGCCCCGGCTATATCCACGACCCTTTCGACGCACATCAGGGAAACCCCTATCTTGCGTATCTTGCCCTGGCTGACCGGTTTGTCGTCACCTGTGACAGCGCCTCCATGATTGCCGAGGCTTGCCTGACGGGTAAACCGGTTTCCATAATCGACCTGCCTGTTTCCCACGACAGGAAGATGCGACGGACAGAGTTTCTCCGATCCATACTGCTGAGGAAACGGGGGGGAGTTGGGGAGTCCATCTACGAGTGCTTGGTGGACTTCGGGCTCATTACATCCACACGGGACCTGCGATATTTTGTCGATAACCTGAAGCAGAAGAGGCTCATTACCCGCTTAGGAGAGCCGGTTGAAGCTCAGGTTCCGCTCGTTTTTAATGAACAGGACCTGGAACGGACCTGCGCCAGAATCAGGAGCCTCCTTGAGCCAAGGGAAAGCTGA
- the spt gene encoding serine palmitoyltransferase yields MGLFDKLATIAQGRAALEELGIDPFNVEIEEILSPTEARINGRETLLAGTNNYLGLTFDPRCIEAACTATHAEGTGTTGSRMANGTFSGHRALERELAAFYGYASAIVFSTGFVANLGAISTLTGPGDLILLDADSHASIYDGCRMSGADIIRFRHNNAADLEKRLRRLGERTKDALVIIEGIYSMLGDRAPLAEIVALKKQYGFWLMVDEAHSLGVLGKKGRGLVEEAGCLDQVDFIVGTFSKSLGTIGGFCVSNHPELDLVRYASRSYVFTASPSPATIASVRQALRLLEAGTDLRDRLWANARQLYEGLGKLGFRLGPEPTPVVAVYMGSKEETLLAWKWMLDQGVYVNLVLPPAAPDGTSLLRCSVGAAHTPEQIDVIIEAFATLKTVGTLPRAV; encoded by the coding sequence ATGGGACTCTTTGACAAACTGGCTACCATCGCCCAGGGCCGGGCGGCGCTGGAAGAGTTGGGCATCGACCCCTTCAACGTGGAGATCGAGGAAATCCTGTCGCCCACCGAGGCGCGCATCAATGGCCGCGAAACACTGCTGGCGGGAACTAACAACTACCTGGGCCTGACCTTCGATCCCCGCTGTATCGAGGCTGCCTGCACGGCAACCCATGCCGAGGGGACCGGAACCACCGGTTCGCGCATGGCCAACGGCACCTTTTCCGGCCATCGCGCCCTGGAGCGGGAGCTGGCCGCTTTCTACGGCTATGCCTCGGCCATCGTCTTCTCCACCGGATTCGTGGCCAATCTGGGAGCCATCTCCACCCTGACCGGTCCGGGGGACCTGATCCTGCTGGATGCCGACAGTCATGCCAGCATCTACGACGGCTGCCGCATGAGCGGCGCCGACATCATCCGCTTCCGCCACAACAACGCGGCCGATCTGGAGAAGCGGCTCCGCCGCCTGGGGGAGCGGACGAAGGATGCCCTGGTGATCATCGAGGGGATCTACAGCATGCTGGGCGACCGGGCGCCCCTGGCGGAAATCGTCGCCCTGAAGAAACAGTACGGCTTCTGGCTGATGGTCGATGAGGCCCATTCCCTGGGTGTGCTGGGAAAGAAGGGGAGGGGGCTGGTGGAGGAGGCCGGCTGCCTGGATCAGGTGGATTTCATCGTCGGTACCTTCAGCAAGAGCCTGGGGACCATCGGCGGCTTCTGCGTCAGCAATCACCCCGAACTGGACCTGGTGCGCTATGCCAGCCGCTCCTACGTCTTTACCGCCTCACCGTCTCCCGCCACCATCGCCTCGGTGCGCCAGGCGCTCAGGCTGCTGGAAGCGGGCACCGACCTGCGCGACCGTCTCTGGGCCAACGCCCGCCAGCTCTATGAAGGGCTGGGCAAGCTGGGCTTCAGGCTCGGTCCCGAACCGACACCGGTGGTGGCTGTCTACATGGGATCAAAAGAGGAAACCCTGCTGGCCTGGAAGTGGATGCTCGACCAGGGAGTCTACGTCAATCTGGTGCTTCCGCCGGCGGCGCCCGACGGCACCAGTCTTTTGCGCTGCAGCGTCGGCGCGGCCCATACGCCGGAGCAGATCGATGTTATCATAGAAGCCTTCGCAACCCTGAAAACCGTTGGGACTCTTCCCAGGGCTGTGTAA
- a CDS encoding acyl carrier protein, with the protein MTMATADYTEIYEQLKSILGRFLESPVTIGEETELVNDLQLDSLKVMEIVEEVEDSFDFSFPLNELSGIRTVKDFVLRIQQEIAG; encoded by the coding sequence ATGACGATGGCCACAGCAGACTATACGGAAATCTATGAACAGCTGAAGAGCATCCTGGGGCGTTTTCTCGAATCTCCGGTCACCATCGGCGAGGAGACCGAACTGGTCAATGACCTGCAGCTCGACTCGCTCAAGGTGATGGAGATAGTTGAAGAAGTTGAGGATAGCTTCGATTTTTCCTTTCCCTTGAACGAACTCTCCGGTATCAGGACGGTGAAGGATTTCGTGCTGCGCATTCAACAGGAAATCGCGGGGTAG
- a CDS encoding NAD-dependent epimerase/dehydratase family protein: MGEPEGAVPLSPGLTVALTGGTGFVGGAIIRRLLEDRVRVRALVRPASLASCFEAKGLTWIHGELGDRESLRRLVEGASAVIHCAGSVRGACPADFEPANVSGVERIVAAARESAGHPRLLLFSSLAARSPELSDYAASKRRGEDALRSAAQGLDWTILRPPAVYGPGDREMLPLLQWMRRGILFVPGSGAGRLSLIYVSDLAEAVLCWLMNGSGLNGCFEPHDGKAGGYSWEEIRGVARELYRRSVLRVDIPRPLLELAARLNIPASRFFGYRPMLTPGKVRELCHQDWVCHDEDFRRAVNWSPRVGLAEGLRRTLG, from the coding sequence ATGGGGGAGCCGGAGGGGGCAGTTCCTTTATCCCCTGGGCTGACCGTAGCCCTTACCGGAGGGACCGGGTTCGTCGGCGGTGCCATCATCCGCCGTCTGCTGGAGGATCGGGTGCGCGTCAGGGCGCTGGTGCGGCCGGCTTCCCTGGCATCCTGTTTCGAAGCAAAAGGGTTGACCTGGATCCATGGCGAACTGGGGGACCGGGAGAGCCTGCGACGGCTGGTGGAGGGTGCCTCGGCCGTTATCCACTGCGCCGGTTCCGTTCGCGGCGCCTGCCCGGCCGACTTTGAGCCGGCCAATGTCAGCGGAGTGGAGCGCATCGTGGCGGCAGCCCGTGAGTCGGCCGGTCATCCGCGGTTGCTCCTGTTCTCATCCCTGGCCGCCAGGTCGCCCGAACTGTCCGACTATGCCGCCAGCAAGCGGCGGGGCGAGGATGCCCTGCGCAGCGCTGCCCAGGGGCTTGACTGGACGATCCTGCGACCGCCGGCGGTGTACGGTCCCGGAGACCGGGAGATGCTCCCCCTGCTGCAGTGGATGCGCCGGGGAATCCTGTTCGTTCCGGGGAGCGGTGCGGGGCGCCTCTCGCTGATCTACGTCAGCGACCTTGCCGAAGCCGTCCTGTGCTGGCTCATGAACGGCAGCGGCCTGAACGGTTGCTTTGAACCGCATGACGGCAAGGCAGGCGGCTACAGCTGGGAGGAGATCAGGGGGGTCGCCAGGGAGCTTTACCGGCGCTCCGTCCTCCGCGTCGACATTCCGCGCCCGCTTCTGGAGCTGGCGGCGCGCCTGAACATCCCTGCATCACGGTTCTTCGGCTATCGGCCGATGCTCACGCCGGGCAAGGTCAGGGAGCTCTGCCACCAGGACTGGGTCTGCCATGATGAGGATTTTCGCCGGGCAGTCAACTGGAGCCCCCGGGTGGGGCTGGCCGAGGGATTGCGGCGCACCCTGGGATGA
- a CDS encoding fatty acyl-AMP ligase has translation MHTLKKTPTNNSIALRRGDFNSLPEALDYAAEGRTGFNFYSGKGSLAVTLPYSQMRDSARSLARKLVGLGLSRGDRMALVAETDADFVRFFFACQYAGLVPVPLPAAVHLGGRQAIIDNLRKLVESCGARAAMSSRSFFAFLSKAAEGLDLKHVGIPDCFDALPEADQMLQAPDPEDVAYLQYTSGSTRFPRGVVITQKSIMANLACIISHGLAVQPGDRATSWLPFYHDMGLVGFMLAPMACQLSIDYLSTRDFAMRPRLWPALISKNRATISYSPTFGYALCARRLRPAEIEQYDLSSWRIAGTGAEPIRADILENFGKLLAPAGFSSTAYVASYGMAECSLAISFAPLGRGLEIDRIDAEALTNSGRAIPLEEGASGAEVKELVLCGSVIPGHEIEIRDEHGMPLPERCCGVLHVRGPSVMREYLGAPETTREVLCPDGWLNTGDLAYLAGGQVVITGRMKDLIIINGRNIWPQDIEFVVEQLPEIRSRDAAAFSIPGQGGEEQVVLVVQCRHFDETERCRLVELLRGRVREEFGVDCLVELVAPHTLPQTSSGKISRSMAKADYLRRIGDASSPARAGQD, from the coding sequence ATGCATACACTCAAAAAGACACCCACTAATAACAGCATCGCCCTGCGCCGCGGCGACTTCAACAGCCTGCCCGAAGCTCTCGACTATGCCGCCGAAGGCAGGACCGGGTTCAATTTCTACTCCGGCAAGGGAAGCCTGGCAGTCACGCTTCCCTATTCCCAGATGCGTGACAGCGCCCGCTCCCTTGCCCGCAAGCTCGTGGGGCTCGGCCTGTCGCGGGGGGATCGCATGGCCCTGGTCGCCGAGACCGATGCTGATTTCGTGCGTTTCTTCTTCGCCTGCCAGTATGCCGGGTTGGTTCCCGTGCCTCTGCCCGCCGCGGTTCATCTGGGGGGGCGCCAGGCCATTATCGATAACCTGCGAAAACTGGTGGAGTCCTGCGGAGCTAGGGCCGCCATGTCTTCCCGCTCCTTCTTTGCCTTCCTGTCCAAGGCTGCCGAGGGGCTCGACCTGAAACACGTGGGGATACCCGACTGCTTCGACGCGCTTCCTGAGGCCGACCAGATGTTGCAGGCGCCGGACCCCGAGGATGTTGCCTATCTGCAGTACACTTCCGGCAGCACCCGCTTTCCCCGCGGCGTGGTGATCACCCAGAAGTCGATCATGGCCAACCTGGCCTGCATCATCAGCCATGGCCTAGCCGTCCAGCCGGGCGACCGGGCCACCTCGTGGCTCCCCTTCTACCACGATATGGGACTGGTCGGTTTCATGCTTGCCCCCATGGCCTGCCAGCTCTCCATCGATTACCTGAGCACCCGCGATTTCGCCATGCGGCCGCGCCTCTGGCCGGCGCTGATCTCCAAAAACCGGGCCACCATCTCCTACAGTCCAACCTTTGGCTACGCGCTGTGCGCGCGGCGTCTCCGGCCGGCCGAGATCGAACAGTACGATCTCAGTTCCTGGCGCATCGCCGGAACCGGGGCCGAGCCGATACGGGCGGATATCCTGGAGAACTTCGGCAAACTGCTGGCGCCGGCCGGTTTCAGTTCCACAGCCTATGTGGCCTCCTACGGCATGGCCGAGTGTTCCCTGGCAATCAGTTTCGCCCCCTTGGGCAGGGGGCTGGAGATCGACCGGATCGATGCCGAAGCGCTCACCAACAGCGGACGCGCCATTCCCCTTGAAGAGGGGGCCAGCGGGGCAGAGGTGAAGGAACTCGTCCTGTGCGGTTCGGTGATCCCCGGCCATGAGATCGAGATCCGCGACGAGCATGGCATGCCGCTCCCCGAACGGTGCTGCGGTGTGTTGCACGTGCGCGGTCCCAGCGTCATGCGCGAATACCTGGGAGCCCCGGAGACCACCCGGGAGGTGCTTTGCCCGGATGGGTGGCTCAATACGGGCGACCTGGCCTATCTGGCCGGGGGGCAGGTGGTCATCACCGGCCGCATGAAGGACCTGATCATCATCAATGGCCGCAATATCTGGCCCCAGGATATCGAATTCGTCGTCGAACAGTTGCCGGAAATCCGTTCCCGGGACGCTGCCGCCTTTTCCATTCCCGGCCAGGGAGGTGAGGAACAGGTGGTGCTGGTGGTGCAGTGCCGCCATTTTGACGAGACCGAGCGTTGCCGGCTGGTGGAGCTGCTCCGAGGCCGGGTCCGTGAGGAGTTCGGCGTCGACTGCCTGGTCGAGCTGGTTGCCCCCCATACCCTGCCCCAGACATCGTCGGGGAAGATCTCGCGCTCCATGGCCAAGGCGGATTACCTGCGGCGCATCGGCGACGCCTCCTCCCCAGCCCGTGCGGGACAAGACTGA
- a CDS encoding HIT family protein: MSNATLEKFGYPDTLIQAGPCWSVLLRPAQVTLGSLVLVCTEPVREFSALSQQAFAELREVSGHIERSLKRAFAYDKINYLMLMMVDPDVHFHVIPRYADERLCGGAVFLDPHWPGQPDLSCANDVGDETRQAIRQLILSHWD; encoded by the coding sequence ATGAGTAATGCGACCCTCGAAAAATTCGGCTACCCCGACACCCTCATCCAGGCTGGCCCCTGCTGGAGCGTTCTGCTCCGGCCCGCCCAGGTAACCCTGGGCTCCCTGGTGCTGGTCTGCACGGAACCGGTCAGGGAATTCTCCGCGCTCAGCCAGCAGGCCTTTGCCGAACTGCGGGAGGTGAGCGGACACATCGAACGCTCGCTCAAGAGGGCCTTTGCCTATGACAAAATCAACTATCTGATGCTGATGATGGTCGACCCCGATGTTCATTTTCACGTCATTCCCCGCTATGCCGACGAACGCCTTTGTGGCGGGGCTGTATTCCTGGATCCGCACTGGCCCGGCCAGCCTGATCTGAGCTGTGCCAATGACGTGGGCGATGAAACCCGCCAGGCCATCAGGCAGCTCATACTCTCACACTGGGACTAA
- a CDS encoding nucleotidyltransferase family protein, giving the protein MSCFSGKFAAIVLAGDRGPDDPVASASGVGCKALVPVAGRPMVLRVLDALDASPIIGPRILCGCSSRLLGSSAELDGLVADGRVSWVENESSPSLSARAALASVPADQPALVTTADHALLTPPMVDHFCGRAAESGCDVVAGLARADMVMAAFPEGRRTITRLADGGYCGCNLFAFLTPRARNAAIFWRRVEEQRKHPLKIVRTLGLLSVLRYLCGRLTLEQGLDRFSALMDARAGAVWMPDAEAAVDVDKLEDLRLVESILARQAQRKQP; this is encoded by the coding sequence ATGAGCTGCTTTTCCGGAAAATTTGCCGCAATCGTTCTTGCCGGTGACCGCGGACCGGACGACCCGGTGGCCAGTGCATCGGGGGTCGGCTGCAAGGCCCTGGTGCCGGTGGCCGGACGTCCCATGGTTCTGCGTGTGCTGGATGCGCTGGATGCATCGCCGATTATCGGTCCGCGCATCCTCTGTGGCTGCTCGTCACGCCTCCTGGGGAGTTCGGCGGAGCTCGACGGTCTGGTGGCCGACGGAAGGGTCAGCTGGGTGGAGAACGAATCATCACCCAGCCTGAGCGCACGGGCAGCCTTGGCCTCTGTGCCGGCCGACCAGCCCGCCCTGGTGACCACGGCCGACCACGCCTTGCTGACTCCCCCCATGGTCGATCATTTCTGCGGCCGGGCGGCTGAAAGCGGCTGTGACGTTGTTGCCGGACTGGCCCGGGCTGACATGGTGATGGCCGCCTTTCCCGAGGGGCGACGGACCATAACCCGTCTGGCTGACGGAGGGTATTGCGGCTGCAACCTGTTCGCTTTTCTCACCCCCCGGGCCAGGAATGCCGCCATCTTCTGGAGGCGGGTGGAAGAGCAGCGCAAGCATCCGCTGAAGATCGTCAGGACACTGGGCCTCCTGTCCGTCCTGCGCTATCTGTGCGGACGTCTGACCCTGGAACAGGGATTGGACCGCTTCTCCGCCCTGATGGACGCCCGCGCCGGCGCGGTCTGGATGCCTGACGCGGAAGCGGCCGTGGATGTGGACAAGCTGGAAGACTTGCGGCTTGTGGAGAGCATCCTTGCCCGACAGGCTCAGAGGAAACAGCCATGA
- a CDS encoding DNA-binding protein, whose protein sequence is MAGNNGQPPLEIVAVRGNEELRSFLRVPWSLYADDPNWVPPLLLERREHLSKRNPYFRHATYQSWIARRGTRTVGRISAQVDHLHLRRYDDRTGFFGMIEAVDDRELFQALFDAAQNWLMEQGMRRVMGPFNLSINDELGLLVEGFDTPPMIMMGHSLPYYAGRIEEQGFSAAQNLLAYRIRCDFPAPRHLDALTARVAGRVRLRTPSRETFSGDLAIIKDLFEDAWANNWGFVPFTDEEFTELGRNLRLLVPLDYVRIAEVDGEPAAMMVLFPNLNEAIRDLDGRLFPLGWLKLLWRLKVSGVKSGRVPLMGVRQRFQGGRLGATLALMMITSLQTSGLGRGMEDVEMSWILEGNRGMRNIIESIGGKPYKRYRIYQKELQGC, encoded by the coding sequence ATGGCGGGAAATAACGGCCAGCCGCCGCTGGAGATCGTGGCGGTGCGGGGCAATGAAGAACTGCGCAGCTTCCTGCGCGTGCCCTGGTCCCTGTACGCGGACGATCCCAACTGGGTTCCGCCGTTGCTTCTCGAGCGCCGGGAGCACCTGTCGAAACGCAACCCCTATTTCCGGCACGCGACCTATCAATCCTGGATCGCCCGGCGCGGCACGCGGACCGTGGGGCGCATCAGCGCGCAGGTTGACCATCTGCATCTGCGGCGTTACGACGACCGCACCGGCTTCTTCGGCATGATCGAGGCGGTGGATGACCGGGAACTCTTTCAGGCGCTGTTCGATGCCGCCCAGAACTGGCTGATGGAGCAGGGCATGCGCCGGGTCATGGGGCCGTTCAACCTCTCCATCAACGACGAGCTGGGGCTGTTGGTGGAAGGCTTTGATACGCCTCCCATGATCATGATGGGCCATAGCCTGCCGTACTATGCCGGCCGCATCGAAGAGCAGGGTTTCAGTGCGGCCCAGAATCTTCTGGCCTATCGCATCAGATGCGATTTCCCCGCGCCGCGCCACTTGGATGCTCTGACCGCTCGGGTCGCCGGCAGGGTGCGCCTGCGCACCCCCAGTCGCGAGACGTTCTCCGGGGACCTGGCGATCATCAAGGATCTCTTCGAGGATGCCTGGGCCAACAACTGGGGTTTCGTGCCCTTCACCGACGAGGAGTTTACCGAGCTGGGCAGGAACCTGAGACTCCTGGTGCCCCTGGACTACGTACGCATCGCCGAGGTTGACGGCGAACCGGCGGCCATGATGGTGCTCTTTCCCAACCTGAACGAGGCCATCAGGGATCTGGACGGCAGGCTGTTTCCCCTGGGCTGGCTGAAGCTGCTCTGGCGTCTCAAGGTCAGCGGCGTGAAGAGCGGCCGCGTGCCGCTGATGGGGGTGCGGCAACGCTTTCAGGGGGGGCGCCTGGGAGCCACCCTGGCCCTGATGATGATAACCTCCCTGCAGACCTCGGGCCTTGGCCGTGGCATGGAAGACGTGGAGATGTCCTGGATCCTGGAGGGCAACCGGGGGATGCGCAACATCATCGAGTCCATCGGCGGAAAGCCTTACAAGCGCTACCGCATCTACCAGAAAGAGCTGCAGGGGTGTTGA
- a CDS encoding phosphocholine cytidylyltransferase family protein, whose product MKAIILSAGQGKRLLPLTAERPKCAVAIHGQSMIEWQVDELLKCGVKDISVVLGYAADTVEALLEERYGRGVIRTLFNPFYAVADNLGSCWIARSEMTDDFILLNGDTMFRAAVLEKLLASAPRPITVTVDRKDTYDGDDMKVILDGERLVRIGKNLLVDQVDAESIGMLLFRGEGADLFRRTVEQLLRDQVSLKRWYLSVIDELAQQTPVWTCCIEGLAWGEVDCPEDLKRAEEVVRGIAG is encoded by the coding sequence ATGAAAGCCATCATTCTCTCCGCGGGTCAGGGCAAGCGTCTGCTTCCCCTGACCGCCGAGCGACCCAAGTGCGCCGTTGCCATTCATGGCCAGTCGATGATCGAATGGCAGGTCGATGAACTGCTCAAATGCGGTGTCAAAGACATCAGTGTCGTGCTCGGCTATGCAGCTGATACTGTGGAAGCACTCTTGGAAGAGCGCTATGGCAGGGGCGTTATCCGCACCCTGTTCAACCCGTTTTACGCGGTGGCCGATAACCTGGGCAGCTGCTGGATCGCCCGCTCGGAAATGACCGATGATTTCATCCTGCTCAACGGCGACACGATGTTCCGGGCTGCGGTGCTTGAAAAACTGCTCGCCTCGGCGCCCCGTCCGATCACGGTGACCGTTGATCGCAAGGACACGTACGATGGCGATGATATGAAGGTGATTCTGGACGGCGAGCGTCTGGTGCGCATCGGCAAGAATCTGCTCGTCGACCAGGTTGACGCCGAATCCATCGGCATGCTGCTGTTCCGCGGGGAAGGGGCCGACCTGTTCCGGCGCACCGTGGAGCAGCTCCTGCGCGACCAGGTCTCCCTGAAGCGCTGGTATCTGTCCGTGATCGACGAGTTGGCGCAGCAGACGCCGGTCTGGACCTGCTGCATCGAGGGGCTGGCATGGGGCGAGGTCGACTGTCCCGAGGATTTGAAACGTGCCGAGGAAGTGGTGCGCGGCATCGCCGGATGA